The Xylocopa sonorina isolate GNS202 chromosome 10, iyXylSono1_principal, whole genome shotgun sequence genome contains the following window.
TGGTTCCTCGCCTCGGTCATCGCCCTCTGGTCCCTTGGAATGCCCGTCTCGAGGCTCGACCTGATCAAATTGTCGAGGAAGCTGCCGTTCGCCCCGGGGCCGTCGTACAGGCTCTCCTCGCGCGGGCCCTTGCTCATCGGGGTGCCGCGAGAGTTCGAGGTGCCAGGTGACTCCGACGTGGCGGAGGCCGCGCTGCTACCGTCACGGTCCCGTTGCTggtgttgctgttgttgctgctgcaccATCGCCGCGTTCCTCTGCTGTTCCTGCAGCCCGCGGATCCTGCTGGTCGCGAAGTACTGCTCTGGCAGGATCGTCGGCACGTTGGGCGCGCCCGCCATGAACGGCGACGGCATGAACGGCGGCGGGCTCCAAAAGTTGAACGGCGTGAACGGTATGTGGGGCATACCCTCGATGAACGGCGGCATCTTGATCCCGTTCGGGCCTGGTATGCCTCCCGGTGGTGTGAACGGCTTCTGCGGTTTTAGCTGCGGCTTCTTGTCCGCGGTGCCGGGTCGTATGTTCGCGGCGGCGGCCGCTGCGGCCGCTGCCGCTGCCGCGGTGTCCTTCGTCTTGTCGTCCGACTGCTTCTGGTCCCTGGAAAGAAACGGACGAACAgattgcgtgcgtgcgtgcgtgcgtgcgtacgTCGTCGACGCAGGTGACAGATGTAGCGACGGTCGTACAACCAGAGATAGAgatagggagagagagagagagaaagagatgatGATTACCTCTTCCTCGGCCTCATCAGGTGCCGTTCCTTAACTTTGTACTCGAGGGTGGAGTGCGGCACTCCGTAATAGCTGCCAGCGCGGTGCACGCTCATCTCGCCCCGTTGGACCGCCCGCACGGCCTCCACCAGGCTGTCCCTGTCGTAGTTCCTGTACTTGCCGCGTTTCGGCCTGGTACCCTTGCCGCCAGTGGCTGGTTTCTGTTTGTTCGCGTCCTGCGCCTGTGGTTTCGCCTGCGACTGGGCCTGTTGCTGCGCGGTCGGCTGTGGCGGCGTGTACCTGCCCCTTTTGAACGGGCTCGGGTCCGCCATCATCGTTTGCTGAGGCTGGACGACGCCCGCCGGTTGGCAGCCGGGCATACCTGGCGTCGCGACCGTCTGGCCCTCTTGGAACTTGACGCTGATGCTCTTCGCGATCACGTCCCTGAAGTTGACGGCCACCGCCTTGCCGACCAGCGAGTTCGTCGGGCTGCTGGTACCGGAGAACGCCGGGCTGGCGCGTTCCAAGAGGCCAGGGCTCGAAGCCGCGGCGGCCGCGAACCCTTGGGCGAACGCGGCCGTGGTCGGGTCGCCGTTCTTGCTGCTCGAGCAGCCGGGTGTGCTCGCGGGCTTGTAGGACGGAATCTTGAGGATCGCTCTGCCTTGGGCGCTGTCGCTCGCCTCCTCCTCGATGTTCGGATTGAAGTCGTCGTTGGTCATCGGGCCccgttgctgttgctgttgcgtcTGCGACTGCGACTGGGGGTGGGTCGGGTGCGTTTGATGGTGATGAAGCTGCTGATGCGGTGGCTGCGACTGGTCCCCGTTCACGCTCTTGTTTAGCCTCTTGTCTTCGCTCATCAGCCTTCTCATCACCTCTGGAATGCGATAGTCTTGCGTCTCCATACCTGAAACGATCGAGCGAGGGGAGATGTATACGGATAGTTTACAGCCTGTCGCTGCGTCCCAGCGTCGTCGCGTCGAAGGAAACGGAATCTCGTCACGGTTCTTCGCGCCTGCGAGCATTTGTCTCGATCGCGGATTAGCCTGACGGAGAACCGTTCGAGCCACTTAAACCAAGTTCCGATCGGAAGGTGGAAAAGGTGTCGCCGACCCGCGTCGACCAGGGCCTGGCTTCTATCGATTTCCGAAGACCCACCGGCTTGTAATACACTTTTCGACTTTCGTCTCGAACCCGCGTCGCCGCGTACCGGTCTATCGGAAGTAACCTAAATCCCGTAACGCGCGGACGTCTCACCTGTCCTCTCCTCTCCTGATCGGCTCCGCTCCGTACCGTTCGCTCGAGGGTTGCGCGCGATGCTTATTGCTCACCTTTAAACGGCGCAGCTGCCGCAAGCATCTTCTGTATGTACGGACCGATGTTCGCGTGTTCAAGCCCTGGCCACTCGGCGCCCGTCTCGTTCCCCCGTTGCAGCAACGTTCTCAGGGAATCTCGGCCGCTTCCTTCGAGGGCTGAGAACCTGACGAGATCTTCCAAAGACAACAGAGGCTTCAACAGTGCCTTCTCGACTTCTTTCTCCTCTTCCGCTCCGGACAGTTCTTTTTCGTCCACCTGTTAAGAACATTTCTTTCTAGCGTTTTCCGCACAGCCTACTCCGTGGCGAAAATTCTTGAGTACTTTCATTgacgttattattattattattattgttattattatttttctttttttattacagCAATGCCCTCTCGAGGAAAATCACGTCTTACATGTTCATGGTTGTCGATCGTAAATTACTCGAATGGGTAGTTGGTTCAACGACTAGCAGAGGTTTCGTTATACAGAGATTTCATCGAGAGGCGTTCTCATCTGTGTTTGTATGCGCGTGTCTGTGTTGTAACAGTGTCGGTTGTCCATGTAAATAGCGGTAAGTATATTACTCTTCTTCGGTCGAATGCAGAATGACCAAGCGTCATGCAGGAGTTTTGCCAGAAAGTATCGTTCGCAAGAAGCTTTACGATATACCaaacgaaaacaaaaaaaaaaaaaaaaatgaaaagaaaggacaagagagagaaaaaacaaAATACAAACAAAGAACACGATCTCATCGCCCAAAATGTTGTATCCGCGGTGAGAATCTCCGCGGCTCTCGACGATCCTGAGTCGCgcgtaaaaaaagaaagagaaaggcaAAGGTCGAAAATTGAGAACCAGCTCGGGAACAACGTCTCGCCCGCCGCCGAGCGACAAAGAGCCTACACATTGACACTTACCTCGCGGACATTACTCAAACAACATGCATTCGAACCAACACAAAAAATTCTACCGGAACTAAACTACCTGCGCTTCACCTAATGACACCAGGCAGACAGAACGCGTCGTCAAAAGGAAATCAAATGATATCGATCGAAGATCGATCCGCCCGCGAATCGGCGTGGTCCCGGGTGGTCGATCCTCGTCGTCGATCGCGTCGATTTCCGATACGATCCTCCCGGGGTGAAGCTACGCGCCGATTGCGAGCGAGCATGCGGCGTCGCCATTGCAAAACGCATCGTCCGTTTTGAGAACAGCCATACGTTCGTCCTGAACGTTCCCTCGCCTCGAGGATCCAGCAACTACGATCGGTGCCGAGAGAAAAAGCACGAGATCCGTCTCTGTACAAAACGCATACACCGAGGATGCACAGTGTCGAGGTCGGAAAATAAAGAAAGCGTACGTacgtatatacacacatatatatatatttttatatgtatatatacgtcgGGTGGGAACGAATTCGGGGGCCCTAGAAGCCCGTCGCGAGCTCTCGCTCGCGTCCAAGAAGAAGACGTTCGAAACGATCGTCCCGCAAAACTTACCTCGAGTCTTGCAACCTCGCCAAGACCAAGCGGCCGTGTGTTAAACTACAAATAGTGAGATAAAAAAGTTAAACAGCCCatgcaaaaaaaaaacattcGACAACTACTTTGAGCATCACGGCAACCGACAATGAGCCGCGTGAACCGACGACGCGGGCACGCTACCGAGCTGTCGTCCATCGTCGTTTCCTTTTCACGGTTTCGGGTGAGACGAGGACGCGGATGGACGCGGATCGGTTCACGCGAGTTCTACGATCGCCGTGGCAGAGGTATGTTTTGGGGAAGCTCCATTCGTTCTTCCTAACCAAAACCACACTTGGATACAAATGGGCGGTCTTTGAATCGCGAATCGAGTCGCGTACGAAAGAAAGATCGAACTCTTTCGAGTGTGCACTCGTCGGCCGGCTTTCCGTCATGATTTCCCCACACCGCCGCCGCCTCCTCGCCCACCCCCCTATCCTCGCGTCGTATTTTCCCCGCTTGTCCTTGGATGCGtcatctcttttttttctctctctcctcaaGATAAATCGCGTCCAAAGGCACAGTGCCTGTATCGAGCGCAATCTCGCCTCGTAACGTCCGATAAATTATGATTAATGACGGTGGAACGTGCATCGAACCTGAGAGGAACTGTACGCGTGCCGTCTTAATGAAACGCAAACGCGTCCGTCCGCGAGGTGAACGAAAAATAGTCCGAGACCGACGGAAACGAACGAAAGGATTCCTTCTACCGTCACTGACACACGATTATCGGACATTTTGGTGGTAAgtgataagaaaaaaaaaagaaaaaaaaaagacaaaaacGACCGAGAACCGAGATGATGAACGAAACTGGTTGCCACCGATGCCAGAAGAAGCGTGCCCTCGAAACGATCTCTACGCTTGTCCtagcgttctctctctctctctctctctatctctctctcactGGAGACCACCCCTACACAGTGTCCACAGTCTCGCAGGTGTCGTATTTCTACCCTCGAACTATTCTCGATCCTCGTCTATTGCCAATTCTCAATTCTCGATTCTGTCCGAAACGTGGATAGATGGTTGCCTTCCCCTCGATTCCGTAATTACACTCTTCTCTATTCTCTTCTCACAACCTTAatgcctttctctctctctctctttctctccattTCACATCttctctctcactttctctctctctctctctctctctctctcactctctttctccctctctctctctctctctctctccgtctttCTCTCGATATCCGATTGTTCATTTTTTCTCTTGTTCTGTCCCCAAAACCTACCTCATCCACCTGCGGGGGCGAAGTGGTCGCGGAGGCGTTTTGGGTCGTATTTGGTGGTGTTGTAGttgtagtagtagtagtggtggtggtggtggtggtggtaatGGTGATGGTGGTCGTGGCTGGGGCGCCGGGCTCGTGAGGGTGTGAGTGGGTGCTAGTCAGGGACGCGTCCCTTTCGCGCTCCATCGCAAGCTTGTAGACCTTGTTGCGGAGTGTGCTGCGCGGTATCCCGTAGATCACGGCCGCCCTTCGCGTGCCCAGCTTCCCACTCTGGATGTCCCTGAGCGCGGCCTGCAGCTCCTCCTCGGTGTAGGCCCTCCGGCCGCCCCCTGCGCCCACCACGGGGACACCACCGACGCCCGCCGCagccgctgccgccgccgccacgGCCGACACCGGACCGGTCATACGCGGTTTCGCGCGGTAACAAGAACTAGAACATTCCATTCGACATCTCTCTCCTTTACTCCGCCAACAATTCGTTTCTCCTCCGAAAGAGGGTCAACGCACTGCCCAGCAGCATCGATGCGAAAAGAAAAAAGGGTCGAGGAAGTGGGCCACGCGATGATTCGCGTTTGAATTCGAAGTAGAGGATATTGAGAGACGTAACTTCCTCTTTTCCAGCTTCTCTCGAAGGAGATGGTCCACGTGCCGGTTCGTTACGCGATACTCGCGGTGGCCCACCACCTGGATCATCCCTTTTAACGCGTCTCCGATGCACCGACCGACCGCTCCGCGGAGATGCATTCGAATGGGTCCGATAATTGCGCGACCACCGGCGCGGCATCGATATCCGCGCGCAAACGCGTGATCGTAACGAAGTCAGGGTATCGGTCAGAGGGTAGGTAGTTTTCGTACCGCAAGCTCACGTgttacaggcggttcatcggtCAACTTGTGCGGACGGTGGTGCAGAGCGGCCACGTGGCCGGCGCGGTGCGCGCACGTGTTTCGCACGGGAACCGAATCGATCCGACGGTGTCGTCTCGTTAACACTTTGATCTCCGACCTGGCGGGTTGCATTAGAATGAATTCGAGCCGCGAAATTAGACAAGCCAACGCATCGAGAGCGCTCGTCGTCGAGCGTTGCGTAACGCGAACGTTTCCGATGCGCGCGACCGTTTCCTGCCGCGGTGACCAACCGCGTTCATCGATACGCGTGTACGCTCTGGATGCCTCTTTCTTTCGTTATCGTCCCGTCGAATTAAAGAGTATCGCGTCGCCGGGGTTCGTAGAACCTGGTGATGCAACAACCGACAGATAGCAATCAAAACCGGCGCGAATTCGTCCCGCTGTTCGACGATAAGATTAATCGCGAGAGTTCCACGTAAAAAAGTACACCGTCCGCGTCCTCGCGAATCGCGTGGCCCCCCCACGAAGAGTTCGTCGACCTGCTCCTCCGTTAGACCCCGGCGTAGCTGATAAAAACTGCATTTCGACCGGGTCCCCCGCCTCCTCCTAAACTTTACAACGTCTGCTTATCGCCGCGAGCCGGCGCTCTTTGTCCCTCGCTCGCATACGTCGTTACCTGTTCGCCGATTTTACGCGCGTACGTTAATTGGCTCGTTGGCGTTCGATGAATCGCGAGCGAACGATTGACGCGAGGATTGATGGAATCGACTGGTGTTTTCCCGCTCGAATTCAGGCGAATAACCCTCCCGCTGTCCCCGACGTtcccccgcgcgcgcgcgccgcgtTGTCAACGCGGCAGGCGATTTCCGTTCGGACGATCGTTCGAGCTTCTAAATTCGATTTCCACTCGCCGGCGGGCTTTCGACTGGCTTACGACTGGGCCTATCTTATCGTTAATTACGAGCGCGGCGCGCATGCGCCGCCGCGATCACGGTTTTTCTTCTCCGTCGTCCCTCCGCCGCCGCCCGGCCCGTTTCGATCTTTACTCGCGCGGTGCACGACACGCGCGCGAGGTACCAACGTCGTGCATTCGATGTGTCAGGAGGTGGCTGATTACGGTCGACTAATAATAGACGACGATAAAAATTTGACGCGCAAAATGTTCTCCGCCGGGGAAAACAGCGAAAACACGAGGGCAACGTACGGGACACGATCCGCGACTTTTACTCTCCGCCCGTTCTTCGTCAACCGCGCCTCCGCCTCGCGCCCCGTCCCCCCTCGTCGATCGACGTGCCGTTTATTTTTCGCGGTTCGCTCACTTAGGGAGAACCCTCTCTCTATATCTGCGGCCGCGAATTTACGACGCTCCCTGTTTCGTCGCGCGGAACGATGAACTCTCCCCCGATTGGCGAACGACGATCCGCGCTTTAATTAATCCCCGAGGTAATCGGTCGTCGACTTTGATTCGCGACcgcgcacacgcgcgcgcgaacgcgccTCTAACCGTCCTCGACGATTTCACTTCCGCGGTTCGTCTCGCGATCGACTTTCACGGCCGATTTTATTCGTGGCCACCGTTGGCGATGCCTCGCTCGAGCGAATTTTCGAGCCACCCTGACGGAACGAGCGCGATGCTGAACTCGATTAGCCTCTGGCTTCGTACGAAACGATGCGCGCGAAACGGAGAACGGTCGCGCGCGGGTTAACGCGATTAAATTCGACCGAACAGGCGAATTCTATCGGAGGCGTGTGCGCGCCGCGGTCGTTTTCAGACAAGTCGACGGGAAATGTAACCGCGGAGGAAATTTTCGTAACGAGTGCGCTCGCGAACAATGAGACGCTCGGCGGTAAAAATTTCCGAATAAGCAAACAACGAGCGGGGGAAACTTTTTAATTACCGGCTCGTACGACGCGGTGCTCCGCTGCCTCGAACCGCGGCGCCGCGAGTTCTATTTAACGACCCAACTTCCCTTCGCATAAAACTGTCCAAGACACGCTCGATGATTGGCTGAACGATGCATCTGGAGAACGCGTACCGAATACTCCGCGCGCGGTACGCACTTTGGATTAGAGAGATGGATTACTTACTTAAAGATACTCTTGGGGTCGATACCTGCTGTCATCCTTAGAGGTATTTTCTGTTGTTCCAATAGAGATATGTTATTATCCTGCGACAGAAAGCATACCCATATAATCGATACTGCACCGTTTGCGATCCTCGCAGTGGCTACGAAAAGTGATCGTACGTTTAGGCTCGCGTGTACAATTATCCGTACGCGTACGAATACGTTTCGTGGTACAGCCACCGCTGGTGGAGAACAGAGGAACGTAAAAAAAATTTGTCTCGCGAATCGTAAGACGTGTACGTGAATGTGAGAAGcggcgagaaaagaaaaaaaacagtttggacggctctctctctctctcactcacacacactctctctatctctctctatctctgttCGTTCAGGTAACTGACTGTATCACCGCATAGGAGAAGGAATCGAATCTACCCACGCCAGAAGGAGACACGTACCTGAGAATTTTTAGGTTTCGCCGAAAGGTCGAGAGGTTGGTCGGCCGGCGTCGCGCTGTCCTGATGAGGCTGCACCCCAACGAGAGGCGCCTCCCTCGGTGGCAGACACCACTGGGGTAATAAGGTGGGGTAGGTGCCGCTGAGGGCCGCGGCGACCACGGACGCCGCCATCGGGTCCACCTGGACCGACATCGGTGACTCGGCCGATCGCGAGCTGCTGCTACTGTCGCTCTGCGGGCTCTGCAGGACGCGACATTCGAACACGTTATGTTCCGCCCGGCATCGTCATTGGTCGACGAGACGGTCGAGGCACGCGGAAAAGGAACCTCTGATTACACAGATATATATATACCGCCGGCGTGGGAgggaaaaaagaaaatgatcGTGGAAAAGGACGGATGAGGAGGAGGGTGGTAGCGCGAGGGGGTATCGTCCACCGTCGACGCGAGGAGGACAAATCGAATCCTGATCAAATTCGCTTTTCGCGCAAGGTACGCGAAGGACGGGCAGGGCTTGGCTGGGCGTCGGAGATGGGGCTGGTCGCGGGGTGGTCTCGGTGGTTCGTGAAACTTTTATAAGGGCGCGACGGCGTCAAAGCGATCAAAGCCACCGGGGGCATGCGGGATAGCGGCGAAGGCGACAAGTACTCTTTCGCGCGGAATGATCAAAAATTGAACGACCCCCGCGCCAGTGTTATCGCGAGGACGCGGATCGCGTAGGAATCCGTTCGTGACACACAGGCGTTGTCCTTCCCGCGCGATTAATTATGCGCTCTGAAGGATCCGCCGGGGCCTGGCTCCGGGGCTAATGCGATCATTTCTCCCTATGGCCGCGAATACGCGTCACGGTGGCGTGTCCAAGTCACGGCGACGATGTCAAACGGATCGCGATCTTTAATTAATCTACCCACGGTAGGTGGGTATGCTCGATACGTCCCGTTGGTTGCTCGCGGGGTAACGCCACCGTGATGCGAGAGCGCCAAGACCGCGCGCGAAACCCCACACGTCAGTCGATGCTACGAGAAGCGTACTTACGAGGGGTGGTTGGTCATCGTGCGGTAGCTTGCCGTCCAGGCAAAAGTAACACTTGTCTAACGGCTTCCAGTCTTCTGGCGGTGGGCTGGTGCGTCGGCCAGCGACGAGAAACGGCGCCATCGCGTTCCTCGCGATCGTCGGATCGACCTCCCGACACGGCAACCCTGACCTGGTCCCATCCGGATCCGACGCCGGTGTCGTCAGTATCGTTGGCCCGCCGCCGCCAGAACTCGGGGCCTCTTGcagctcctcctccttcttCACTCTAAGCAAGCCCTGCGTCGTCACCGGTGTCCGCTCCAACGCGACTTCTTCCGTTCGTTCCTGC
Protein-coding sequences here:
- the Eip93f gene encoding ecdysone-induced protein 93F isoform X1, which codes for MADCPYARCIQERRHIRRELLRWTKNMVFVVGLERVAEELMGRRRWKQYQDTLYSGTRSSESLTAQPHHRLYPAFSSSCDPVTGSLEQIGPRPLHPASSSLPTTITTTTTTVLSPASSTTTTAPATATATTTTTTTTTTGPVKQESLQRHHLQNHHHHLQPPAQDHHCQYQQQQEERRLRPDEIKVEVAEEEFANGVVAREESAARAADASTAAALTAGPTTTPTTTAAASTATGTIAAIASPAATATMTTGTTTIPTRRRRKRRQNDGDAADDREDDEENEEEEEGRRQTEAEKRLKLDEDVDRPVSPLRMEKDRGARDYPTANATDTEGTKERTEEVALERTPVTTQGLLRVKKEEELQEAPSSGGGGPTILTTPASDPDGTRSGLPCREVDPTIARNAMAPFLVAGRRTSPPPEDWKPLDKCYFCLDGKLPHDDQPPLSPQSDSSSSSRSAESPMSVQVDPMAASVVAAALSGTYPTLLPQWCLPPREAPLVGVQPHQDSATPADQPLDLSAKPKNSQDNNISLLEQQKIPLRMTAGIDPKSIFNSCYRAKPRMTGPVSAVAAAAAAAAGVGGVPVVGAGGGRRAYTEEELQAALRDIQSGKLGTRRAAVIYGIPRSTLRNKVYKLAMERERDASLTSTHSHPHEPGAPATTTITITTTTTTTTTTTTTTTPPNTTQNASATTSPPQVDEVDEKELSGAEEEKEVEKALLKPLLSLEDLVRFSALEGSGRDSLRTLLQRGNETGAEWPGLEHANIGPYIQKMLAAAAPFKGMETQDYRIPEVMRRLMSEDKRLNKSVNGDQSQPPHQQLHHHQTHPTHPQSQSQTQQQQQRGPMTNDDFNPNIEEEASDSAQGRAILKIPSYKPASTPGCSSSKNGDPTTAAFAQGFAAAAASSPGLLERASPAFSGTSSPTNSLVGKAVAVNFRDVIAKSISVKFQEGQTVATPGMPGCQPAGVVQPQQTMMADPSPFKRGRYTPPQPTAQQQAQSQAKPQAQDANKQKPATGGKGTRPKRGKYRNYDRDSLVEAVRAVQRGEMSVHRAGSYYGVPHSTLEYKVKERHLMRPRKRDQKQSDDKTKDTAAAAAAAAAAAANIRPGTADKKPQLKPQKPFTPPGGIPGPNGIKMPPFIEGMPHIPFTPFNFWSPPPFMPSPFMAGAPNVPTILPEQYFATSRIRGLQEQQRNAAMVQQQQQQHQQRDRDGSSAASATSESPGTSNSRGTPMSKGPREESLYDGPGANGSFLDNLIRSSLETGIPRDQRAMTEARNQQQSSGSQQQITESMRSKALIDQLCRNSRRTPVPRLAQDSSEDESYRGPSASGRPIPERPERVPTVDLSPSPSDRGRNDDGSDRLTSPPTPLSVSRAGSRDEDSTRDSRIDRSSREREVHNGGQEDRDRKTLTVQQPAQQQQQQQQQQQQLNHYPDLHNLYAVSTEKKSACDSKLIVDHSSQKTQQQQQQQQQQQQQQQPQQQQKEYGAVSGLVVQLQRGYNTGNNRSGEQTNTSQQSTEQRGPMSIGMEDSVEQ
- the Eip93f gene encoding ecdysone-induced protein 93F isoform X3; translation: MADCPYARCIQERRHIRRELLRWTKNMVFVVGLERVAEELMGRRRWKQYQDTLYSGTRSSESLTAQPHHRLYPAFSSSCDPVTGSLEQIGPRPLHPASSSLPTTITTTTTTVLSPASSTTTTAPATATATTTTTTTTTTGPVKQESLQRHHLQNHHHHLQPPAQDHHCQYQQQQEERRLRPDEIKVEVAEEEFANGVVAREESAARAADASTAAALTAGPTTTPTTTAAASTATGTIAAIASPAATATMTTGTTTIPTRRRRKRRQNDGDAADDREDDEENEEEEEGRRQTEAEKRLKLDEDVDRPVSPLRMEKDRGARDYPTANATDTEGTKERTEEVALERTPVTTQGLLRVKKEEELQEAPSSGGGGPTILTTPASDPDGTRSGLPCREVDPTIARNAMAPFLVAGRRTSPPPEDWKPLDKCYFCLDGKLPHDDQPPLDNNISLLEQQKIPLRMTAGIDPKSIFNSCYRAKPRMTGPVSAVAAAAAAAAGVGGVPVVGAGGGRRAYTEEELQAALRDIQSGKLGTRRAAVIYGIPRSTLRNKVYKLAMERERDASLTSTHSHPHEPGAPATTTITITTTTTTTTTTTTTTTPPNTTQNASATTSPPQVDEVDEKELSGAEEEKEVEKALLKPLLSLEDLVRFSALEGSGRDSLRTLLQRGNETGAEWPGLEHANIGPYIQKMLAAAAPFKGMETQDYRIPEVMRRLMSEDKRLNKSVNGDQSQPPHQQLHHHQTHPTHPQSQSQTQQQQQRGPMTNDDFNPNIEEEASDSAQGRAILKIPSYKPASTPGCSSSKNGDPTTAAFAQGFAAAAASSPGLLERASPAFSGTSSPTNSLVGKAVAVNFRDVIAKSISVKFQEGQTVATPGMPGCQPAGVVQPQQTMMADPSPFKRGRYTPPQPTAQQQAQSQAKPQAQDANKQKPATGGKGTRPKRGKYRNYDRDSLVEAVRAVQRGEMSVHRAGSYYGVPHSTLEYKVKERHLMRPRKRDQKQSDDKTKDTAAAAAAAAAAAANIRPGTADKKPQLKPQKPFTPPGGIPGPNGIKMPPFIEGMPHIPFTPFNFWSPPPFMPSPFMAGAPNVPTILPEQYFATSRIRGLQEQQRNAAMVQQQQQQHQQRDRDGSSAASATSESPGTSNSRGTPMSKGPREESLYDGPGANGSFLDNLIRSSLETGIPRDQRAMTEARNQQQSSGSQQQITESMRSKALIDQLCRNSRRTPVPRLAQDSSEDESYRGPSASGRPIPERPERVPTVDLSPSPSDRGRNDDGSDRLTSPPTPLSVSRAGSRDEDSTRDSRIDRSSREREVHNGGQEDRDRKTLTVQQPAQQQQQQQQQQQQLNHYPDLHNLYAVSTEKKSACDSKLIVDHSSQKTQQQQQQQQQQQQQQQPQQQQKEYGAVSGLVVQLQRGYNTGNNRSGEQTNTSQQSTEQRGPMSIGMEDSVEQ
- the Eip93f gene encoding ecdysone-induced protein 93F isoform X2, encoding MPLYQTTRRRLDIQCLERVAEELMGRRRWKQYQDTLYSGTRSSESLTAQPHHRLYPAFSSSCDPVTGSLEQIGPRPLHPASSSLPTTITTTTTTVLSPASSTTTTAPATATATTTTTTTTTTGPVKQESLQRHHLQNHHHHLQPPAQDHHCQYQQQQEERRLRPDEIKVEVAEEEFANGVVAREESAARAADASTAAALTAGPTTTPTTTAAASTATGTIAAIASPAATATMTTGTTTIPTRRRRKRRQNDGDAADDREDDEENEEEEEGRRQTEAEKRLKLDEDVDRPVSPLRMEKDRGARDYPTANATDTEGTKERTEEVALERTPVTTQGLLRVKKEEELQEAPSSGGGGPTILTTPASDPDGTRSGLPCREVDPTIARNAMAPFLVAGRRTSPPPEDWKPLDKCYFCLDGKLPHDDQPPLSPQSDSSSSSRSAESPMSVQVDPMAASVVAAALSGTYPTLLPQWCLPPREAPLVGVQPHQDSATPADQPLDLSAKPKNSQDNNISLLEQQKIPLRMTAGIDPKSIFNSCYRAKPRMTGPVSAVAAAAAAAAGVGGVPVVGAGGGRRAYTEEELQAALRDIQSGKLGTRRAAVIYGIPRSTLRNKVYKLAMERERDASLTSTHSHPHEPGAPATTTITITTTTTTTTTTTTTTTPPNTTQNASATTSPPQVDEVDEKELSGAEEEKEVEKALLKPLLSLEDLVRFSALEGSGRDSLRTLLQRGNETGAEWPGLEHANIGPYIQKMLAAAAPFKGMETQDYRIPEVMRRLMSEDKRLNKSVNGDQSQPPHQQLHHHQTHPTHPQSQSQTQQQQQRGPMTNDDFNPNIEEEASDSAQGRAILKIPSYKPASTPGCSSSKNGDPTTAAFAQGFAAAAASSPGLLERASPAFSGTSSPTNSLVGKAVAVNFRDVIAKSISVKFQEGQTVATPGMPGCQPAGVVQPQQTMMADPSPFKRGRYTPPQPTAQQQAQSQAKPQAQDANKQKPATGGKGTRPKRGKYRNYDRDSLVEAVRAVQRGEMSVHRAGSYYGVPHSTLEYKVKERHLMRPRKRDQKQSDDKTKDTAAAAAAAAAAAANIRPGTADKKPQLKPQKPFTPPGGIPGPNGIKMPPFIEGMPHIPFTPFNFWSPPPFMPSPFMAGAPNVPTILPEQYFATSRIRGLQEQQRNAAMVQQQQQQHQQRDRDGSSAASATSESPGTSNSRGTPMSKGPREESLYDGPGANGSFLDNLIRSSLETGIPRDQRAMTEARNQQQSSGSQQQITESMRSKALIDQLCRNSRRTPVPRLAQDSSEDESYRGPSASGRPIPERPERVPTVDLSPSPSDRGRNDDGSDRLTSPPTPLSVSRAGSRDEDSTRDSRIDRSSREREVHNGGQEDRDRKTLTVQQPAQQQQQQQQQQQQLNHYPDLHNLYAVSTEKKSACDSKLIVDHSSQKTQQQQQQQQQQQQQQQPQQQQKEYGAVSGLVVQLQRGYNTGNNRSGEQTNTSQQSTEQRGPMSIGMEDSVEQ